ATGGATGATGCGGTTGATGAGATTATTGAAGTGATCTTGGCGAAAGGGGGAGATGTGCAGTTTGTCGAGGATGGAGCCTTGGCTTTGCACCAAAAAATCGCCCTGATTTTGCGCTATTGATCGGCCGAGTCCGTTAAAAACGATGTCATCCCGTTAACAAAGATGGCAGAATAAGAGTCACGTTAAGCGGAATTGTGTATGGTCTTTAACTCTGAAAATAGTGAATTCTTCTCCGACGCGACCGAAGAGCACACCAACAATCTGCTGCTGAAATACCTCCAAAATCAGTCTCCTGAAGTTTTGTCACGGGTGGCCCGCTCTGCTAGCCCAGAAATTCGCCAAATTATTAGTCATAATGTCCAAGGACTGGTGGGGGGATTACCGTCTGAGGCTTTTAATATTCAAATCACAACGGATCGAGATAACTTAGCGGGTCTGTTAGCCTCGGCGATGATGACCGGGTATTTCTTACGCCAAATGGAACAACGGATGGAACTAGAAGCTGGTTTTGCCAGTTCCTTGTCTGTAACCCCCGTTGAGAGTCAAGATTAAGTTGCATTTTAAGGATTCAGTCAATTCGATCACCGTGCCAGCCAGCGGACTAATTTGAGCAGAGCTTGAGATCCCGGCCTTAGTAGGGTGGCTTGGTAGTAGCGGTCGGCAGCTTTTTTAAGAATCTCGGCCTGGGTTGGGTAGGGAAAGATGGTTTGGCTAAAGCGAGTTAGTCCCTGGTTTGTGCCCATGGCCTGGGTAATGTAACTGATCAATTCCCCGGCCCCATGACCGACAATCACCGCCCCCAGAATTCGATCGCAATTGTCACTCAAGACTAATTCTAAAAAACCCTGGGTGTCCCCCTCCGTCACGGCTCGATCTACGTCTGTAAAGGGAATAGTTAAGACGTTAATTTTAAGATTTTGGGACTTGGCCTGGGCGGCACTGATTCCTACGGAGGCAATTTCTGGATCTGTATAGGTGACACGGGGAATTAGCAAACGACTGACTTTGCTTCGACCCAGGCCCCAGGGGGAAAACAGAGCATTTTTGATCACAATTCTGGCTCCGGCATCGGCGGCATGGGTAAATTTCCAGGCCTGGCACACGTCCCCAACGGCAAAAATATGGCTTTGGCTCGTTTGCAGATAATCATTCACGACAATACCCCGGCCGGGTTGCACCTCAATTCCAGCCGCTTCTAAATTCAAGGTTTCTAGGTTAGGAGTTCGCCCCGCCGCAATTAAAACTTCATCTACGGTGACTGATTGAATCTCTGGGTTAGTTTTTGGGGACTGGAACTCAATTTGGGTTTGGTTGGCAGTGGCGATAACTTGGTGAATCTGGGTCGCAGTTTTAATTTCAATCCCGTCCTGTTGCAGTTGCAATGCAATTAGTTGGGCAGTCTCAAAATCTTCCTGAGGCAAAATCTGTTCTGGGCGTTGGAAAATCGTCACCTGACTGCCTAAGCGTTGTAGGGCCTGCCCCAGTTCACAGCCAATCGGCCCGCCGCCAATAATCGCCAGTTTTTGCGGGAGTTCTGTCAGGTTAAAGATGGTTTCGTTGGTGTAAAAGGGAACTGCCTCCAGGCCGGGGATATGGGGGATTGTGGCCCTCGCTCCGGTGGCAATTACGACCCGTTTGAAGGGCAAAAGTTGCTGTTGAACCTGGAGATGGTGGGGATCCCGAAATTGGGCAGTCCCGAAAAAGACATCAATCCCGGCCTGGTGGCAGCGTTCTACGGAATCATGGTGGCTAATGTCGGCCCGGACTTGTCTGACCCGTTCCATTACTTTCGCAAATTCAACAATCGGGGCCTGGGGACAGTGAATCCCAAATCGGGACGCGTTGCGGATCTGATCAACTTTTCTGGCAACGGCAATTAAGGTTTTTGAGGGGACACAACCCCAATTTAAGCAATCCCCCCCCAGAAGGCTTTGTTCGACTAAGGCAATCTTTAGCCCTAGCCTTAACTCGGCCGCCCCAATCGCCGTGACTAATCCGGCCGTCCCGCCGCCAATCACCAGGAGGTCATAGCATTTGAGGGGAGTTGGATTAACCCAGTCAGGAGGATGAACTTGAGCGAGCAGGGACTGGTTAAACGCATCTAAGGGCAGGGGTAAGGACATTTAAATTCACTCGGACAGTATCGGCACGTTGATCAGCCCGAAATAGTGGCTCAAACCAGGCCTGGGACAGTCACCATACCCTCTTCGGCGGGGAGTTCGTGGGGGTGTTGCTCCTCCAGCCAGGCCCCATAATCGGCCAAAAGTTGGTGCATCAGGCGCTGTTTGATGGTCAGGAGGACACTTTTTAATAGGCCATTGCCCGTGGCTTCCAAAATTGGCAGGGGGGTTAAAGATAAGGGGGGCGGCATATCAACACCCACTTTTAAGTCGGCCTGGCCAATCAGTTTAGTTTGGTTGGGGGTGACTTCCGGCCGTAAATAGCCAATCAGATCCAAACGAAACCGCTGATTGATATAGTCCACCCCGCGAATTTCACAGGCCTTGGAGCGTAGGCGAATACTTCCATCTGCTGCGGCCTTAACTTCCATATCCACCACGGGCTGCAAGGTGATCATCAAAAAGTTCACGGGGCGCATTTTTAAACGAAAACAATGTTCCCCCAAAAGCTCGACTCGGGTTGGGTCAGTCAGGGCATGGACAAGGCGTTGGGGCTGGCGTAAATAGTGTTGGATGGGGGTAGGATGACTAGGCACATCCAGGGTTACAGTTTGGTTAGCCGTAAAGTGGAGATACATATAACCTGAGAACCCCTTTAACTTTCTTAACCTAAGTTTACAATATTTCCACAGTGGGCGGTTTATCCCCAACCCAAACTCTAAACAAGCCTTTCACCTGTTTTGGAACCTTGCCCCATGCCCATCACCCTTGCTCACCTTGGTCCCGCCGGAACCTATGCGGAGATGGCGGCCTTGGCATTTGGAAACACACTCAGTCTGAAACACCCCGAGACCTTTGATTTACACCCTTATCCGAGTATTGCTCAATCCCTCCAGGCCTTGGATCGGGGTGAGGTTAACTATGCCATTGTCCCCGTGGAAAATTCCCTCGAGGGCAGCGTCAATATGACCCTTGATACCCTCTGGCAGTTGAAACACATTCAAATTACCCAGGCCCTTGTCTTGCCAATCTCCCATGCTTTTGTAACCCAGGCCAGCGATTTAACAAAAGTTCAAAAAGTTTATTCACATCCCCAAGCCCTTGGTCAATGCCAGCCCTGGTTACAGGAGTTTTTACCCCAAGCTAGCCAGATTCCCACCAATTCCACCAGCGCGGCCCTGGCCTATCCCGCCACCGATCCCACTACTGCTGCCATTACCTCCATGCGGGCGGCCCAACTCCACAACCTGCCGATCCTTGCCCACGATATTCAAGCCTATCCCCACACTGGCGATGCCCCGATAAACTGTACCCGCTTTTGGGTGATGAAACCCCGAGAGAGCGACGGCTGGCCCCAGGCCGGTGATAGCCATACCTCCTTGGCCTTTAGTTTGCCCAAAAATCGTCCCGGAGCATTGGTGCAGGCCCTCTTGATTTTTGCCGAGCGCAATATTAACCTCAGTCGAATTGAATCCCGGCCCAGTAAACGTAGCTTGGGAGATTATTTATTTTTCTTAGACTTAGAAGTTGGCGAGAATGTGGAGATTATCCATACCGCCCTGGAGGAACTTCAAACCCGCACAGAAGTCCTGCACGTTTGGGGTAGCTATTCCCTGGCAATGGTGTAACGAACTAAGGAGGCTTGCTGACGATATGGCCCAGTGGTTGACGGTCAAAACCCGTGTCAATTCTGCCTTTCAATTATTAATGTCTTTCCATTGGGCCATGTACTGGTGCTTCCTGATTTTGTTTACCACAGGCACGATTATGGCCCGCCTAACCCGTGGAACCCCTGGCCGCAGCGAAATGTATGACTTCCATAAGGGCCTGGGGGTGATTGTTTTACTCCTTCTGGTGGCCCGGTTCCTGGTCTTGCTGCGGGTCTGGTGGCGCAAATATACCAAACAGTTACCCAAGTTCTCCCCGGCCTGGTGGCAGAAGTTTTTACTCCATTGCCTCCTCTATCTGCTTATGGTGGTTGTGCCCTTAAGTGGGTTGTTGTTTTCCAACTCTCGCCGGAGTGGTTCTG
Above is a window of Pseudocalidococcus azoricus BACA0444 DNA encoding:
- a CDS encoding mercuric reductase, with the translated sequence MSLPLPLDAFNQSLLAQVHPPDWVNPTPLKCYDLLVIGGGTAGLVTAIGAAELRLGLKIALVEQSLLGGDCLNWGCVPSKTLIAVARKVDQIRNASRFGIHCPQAPIVEFAKVMERVRQVRADISHHDSVERCHQAGIDVFFGTAQFRDPHHLQVQQQLLPFKRVVIATGARATIPHIPGLEAVPFYTNETIFNLTELPQKLAIIGGGPIGCELGQALQRLGSQVTIFQRPEQILPQEDFETAQLIALQLQQDGIEIKTATQIHQVIATANQTQIEFQSPKTNPEIQSVTVDEVLIAAGRTPNLETLNLEAAGIEVQPGRGIVVNDYLQTSQSHIFAVGDVCQAWKFTHAADAGARIVIKNALFSPWGLGRSKVSRLLIPRVTYTDPEIASVGISAAQAKSQNLKINVLTIPFTDVDRAVTEGDTQGFLELVLSDNCDRILGAVIVGHGAGELISYITQAMGTNQGLTRFSQTIFPYPTQAEILKKAADRYYQATLLRPGSQALLKLVRWLAR
- a CDS encoding cytochrome b, with translation MAQWLTVKTRVNSAFQLLMSFHWAMYWCFLILFTTGTIMARLTRGTPGRSEMYDFHKGLGVIVLLLLVARFLVLLRVWWRKYTKQLPKFSPAWWQKFLLHCLLYLLMVVVPLSGLLFSNSRRSGSVQVFGITLPDLFPVNPQAVELGQDLHFWLAYTFLLTIVVHVMAQKKFVQAQWRRYFT
- a CDS encoding DUF1997 domain-containing protein translates to MYLHFTANQTVTLDVPSHPTPIQHYLRQPQRLVHALTDPTRVELLGEHCFRLKMRPVNFLMITLQPVVDMEVKAAADGSIRLRSKACEIRGVDYINQRFRLDLIGYLRPEVTPNQTKLIGQADLKVGVDMPPPLSLTPLPILEATGNGLLKSVLLTIKQRLMHQLLADYGAWLEEQHPHELPAEEGMVTVPGLV
- a CDS encoding DUF760 domain-containing protein gives rise to the protein MVFNSENSEFFSDATEEHTNNLLLKYLQNQSPEVLSRVARSASPEIRQIISHNVQGLVGGLPSEAFNIQITTDRDNLAGLLASAMMTGYFLRQMEQRMELEAGFASSLSVTPVESQD
- the pheA gene encoding prephenate dehydratase codes for the protein MPITLAHLGPAGTYAEMAALAFGNTLSLKHPETFDLHPYPSIAQSLQALDRGEVNYAIVPVENSLEGSVNMTLDTLWQLKHIQITQALVLPISHAFVTQASDLTKVQKVYSHPQALGQCQPWLQEFLPQASQIPTNSTSAALAYPATDPTTAAITSMRAAQLHNLPILAHDIQAYPHTGDAPINCTRFWVMKPRESDGWPQAGDSHTSLAFSLPKNRPGALVQALLIFAERNINLSRIESRPSKRSLGDYLFFLDLEVGENVEIIHTALEELQTRTEVLHVWGSYSLAMV